The proteins below are encoded in one region of Vicinamibacterales bacterium:
- a CDS encoding type II toxin-antitoxin system HicA family toxin, protein MTSQEFKRWLGRQGCAFEPGHGGHLIVRHGNKMSILPMHGKHKELGSGLVKSIKKDLELK, encoded by the coding sequence ATGACGAGCCAGGAATTCAAGCGCTGGCTTGGAAGGCAGGGCTGCGCGTTCGAACCGGGTCACGGCGGGCACTTGATCGTGCGGCACGGCAACAAGATGTCCATCCTGCCGATGCACGGCAAGCACAAGGAGTTGGGCAGCGGCCTGGTGAAGAGCATCAAGAAGGACCTGGAGCTGAAGTAG
- a CDS encoding ERCC4 domain-containing protein: protein MSNSDTACAEGAPAREIIVDIVADVRERPSETFAALESRSDVAMTLATLEFGDYSIAGQVSFERKTADDLGRSIIDGRLFRQMSRLRRLADRPVLLVEGLLPQTTPSGVPWHAVRGALVSVAVIFGVPILMTGCPHESAEMIVAAGRQLARSSSLGYARPGYRPKGWRRRSSFILQGLPNVGPARAQALLDSFGSVAAVMAAGFEGLANVDGIGERVAASIVRALGPEPVAEPQTLVNRFPD from the coding sequence GTGAGCAATTCAGACACAGCCTGTGCCGAGGGGGCGCCGGCGCGGGAGATCATTGTCGATATTGTCGCGGATGTTCGCGAACGGCCGTCCGAGACGTTCGCCGCTCTCGAGTCTCGGTCCGACGTCGCGATGACTCTCGCAACGCTGGAATTCGGGGACTACTCCATAGCAGGGCAAGTGTCGTTCGAACGCAAGACAGCCGACGATCTGGGGCGGTCGATCATCGACGGCAGGCTCTTCCGACAAATGTCCAGGCTACGGCGGCTCGCGGACCGTCCGGTCCTGCTCGTTGAAGGCCTCCTGCCGCAGACGACGCCATCCGGCGTGCCTTGGCACGCCGTCCGTGGCGCACTGGTCAGCGTCGCGGTGATCTTCGGGGTTCCGATCCTCATGACAGGGTGTCCCCACGAGAGTGCCGAGATGATTGTCGCTGCGGGCCGTCAACTGGCGCGCAGCTCAAGCCTCGGGTATGCGCGGCCAGGGTATCGGCCGAAGGGCTGGCGGCGACGTTCATCGTTCATCCTGCAGGGTCTACCCAATGTCGGTCCTGCGCGCGCGCAAGCACTGCTCGACTCGTTCGGTAGCGTCGCAGCGGTGATGGCCGCGGGCTTCGAGGGGCTGGCGAACGTCGACGGTATCGGCGAGCGGGTCGCCGCATCTATCGTTCGGGCACTCGGACCTGAGCCGGTCGCTGAACCGCAAACCCTCGTCAACCGCTTCCCCGACTGA